Proteins encoded together in one Coffea arabica cultivar ET-39 chromosome 2c, Coffea Arabica ET-39 HiFi, whole genome shotgun sequence window:
- the LOC113726253 gene encoding L-ascorbate peroxidase 3-like, translating into MAKAFVVDAEYLKEVDKARRDLRALISSKNCAPIMLRLAWHDAGTYDVNTKTGGPNGSIRNEEEYSHSANSGLRIALNFCEEVKSRHPKITYADLYQLAGVVAVEVTGGPTIDFVAGRKDSMISPKEGRLPDANKGVPHLRDVFYRMGLSDKDIVALSGGHTLGRAHPERSGFDGPWTKEPLKFDNSYFVELLKGESDGLLKLPTDIALLEDPEFRRLVELYAKDEDAFFRDYAVSHKKLSELGFTPHSSGSKATVKDSTILVQSAVGVAVAAAVVVLSYLYEVRKKIK; encoded by the exons ATGGCGAAGGCGTTTGTGGTGGATGCGGAGTACCTGAAAGAAGTCGACAAGGCTCGTCGTGACCTTCGCGCTCTTATCTCCAGCAAGAACTGCGCTCCTATCATGCTTCGCCTGGC ATGGCACGATGCAGGAACTTATGATGTCAACACCAAAACTGGAGGTCCAAACGGTTCTATTCGGAACGAGGAAGAGTACTCTCACTCCGCTAATAGTGGCTTGAGAATTGCTCTCAATTTTTGTG AAGAAGTGAAGTCTCGGCATCCAAAGATTACTTATGCGGACCTTTACCAG CTTGCAGGTGTTGTTGCTGTTGAAGTTACTGGTGGCCCCACCATTGATTTTGTTGCTGGTAGAAAG GATTCAATGATTTCTCCAAAAGAGGGGAGACTGCCTGATGCTAATAAAG GTGTACCACATCTGAGGGATGTTTTCTATAGGATGGGTTTGTCTGACAAAGATATTGTGGCCCTGTCAGGTGGCCACACACTG GGGAGGGCACATCCAGAGAGATCAGGATTTGATGGCCCATGGACCAAGGAGCCACTAAAATTTGATAATTCATATTTTGT GGAGCTGCTTAAAGGAGAAAGTGATGGGCTGCTAAAACTTCCAACAGATATAGCTCTTCTGGAAGATCCTGAATTTCGCCGTTTAGTTGAGCTTTATGCTAAG GATGAGGATGCCTTCTTCAGAGATTATGCTGTATCGCACAAGAAACTGTCTGAACTGGGGTTTACTCCACATTCCTCTGGCTCTAAGGCGACCGTGAAGGACAGCACCATATTGGTTCAAAGTGCTGTTGGAGTTGCTGTTGCTGCTGCAGTTGTGGTTCTCAGTTACCTGTATGAAGTCCGCAAAAAAATCAAGTAA